The Colletotrichum destructivum chromosome 7, complete sequence genome contains the following window.
CGGTTATTTGTTTGGATCCCGACGCCACGAGTCAAAAAGCTTGCTTCAGCTGGACTGCTCCAAAGGCACCTTTACCGCCACCAAGCTTCTCCTCATTGACTGGTCCGACTGGCTCGATGCCGATAACTTGACGTTTCACACGGCGTCTGTTTCAACCTCGGCATGTCTCGGCATTGGAGGCAGAATGGTTCGATCTGGCAAGACTACTGCATCCTCGTGGATTAGGTCTTAGGAAGGGAGATTATCACGCAGTCTGCTACGGGCCTCTCCCGGTCTGAGCCCACGGCGGCTTAGAAACACGGacgggacgaggacgggaaGATTTCGCAGAAGAGCTTGCACTCGCCTTTTCCGCCTTTTGCCTGGAGATGACTTGGATGATCTTGCTCCACTGAGCCAAGTCTGGACTATCCTACGGGTCACTCGATGTCGGTAAACGTATATCGGCACATCACCAACGGATCCAGGTCTATCCAAGTTTACCTCTTAGTACACTGCTACTATTATGACAGATGGAAACAAAAATCGGCGATTCCCCATCTgccatcttctccatctGGACCACAGTTCACAAATGCCTCAAGGAATATGACGGTGCTACTCTGTGCTGCCGGGTAATTTGTTTTCGGAGATGGCCTAGACTTGCTGCCCAGAGTCAATTTCTTATATGCACTGGCTTTTCCCGACGACCCGGTTTGATGGCTTGTAAACGGCGGCCCCGTCAGTCCGGGCGCACCACGTTGGCCTCACGAATCATGCAACTTGACAACTTTGTTCGCAGGTGTCTATGTGTGTGAATGTAGGCGGCGATCCCTTGACGATGATCAGGCTGCAAAATCTTACTAGTCAACGCGCACCTCTCGGCAAACGGTCGTTGCCTCGTCTCTGTTGAAAAAGTGAAAACTGAGAAGCCAGAGCTCTCTTTCAGACAAATTCGAATGAGGGGCAACTCGAACAACCAAACCCATCGCTCGCGGTTGATCCCTGCGGATCAACCGTGAGCTTTCCGCGCCCAATGAGAACTCTGTTCCTGACGCTTTTCCATTTCCCAAGCGACGATCTCACAGCCCTAGGCCCTGCAACGTGGGGCACTGAGAGAGTACGTTGGATGAAATGGCTCCATCGACCTGGCCTCGACGAGTCTCGGACGTTCTGCCACTGGAAACGAACTGACGAGTACGAGTGCGGCGTGTCTGAGGTCCTCGGGATGACTGTTGCTTGTTCGCACTGCAAACTGAAAACTGACCGGTTGAACGGTTGTGACCGCCATCCAGGTCAAGGATCAAATTCAACCTTGGtcttggacgacgagcgAGCGAGTTTTCTTGGCGGCAAACGGCAATAGTCCACAGTCCATTGTCCACTAACCCGGCCCGACAGCAGCTGGATTTCACCACACGGCAACCAAATTACTACATCCATCGAGATCGAACACAATTCGATGATGGTTGATGGTGTTTGACAGGCAGGTGAATGCAAGGGCTTTGGGCAAAGAGAGAGCAGTGGGAGGAGTACGGGGTAccaacgccgaggacgggCAACGTGCCAGAATTCCCGCTCGTTTTCTTGAAACGGATTTGACTTCTCCGCCTTCTTCCAGGACGTTCCCGGTCTTCTGGCACGGCATGAATTTCGATGGCCTGGGTCCAGATGGGCCCGGTTCAGCGGCAGATTGAGGATGTCGCACCTTGATTGACTGGGGAAGAGATTTGGGGGGGAGCGTCAGCACAAATGCGTTGTTCACAGTTCATCTGATGATGACGCTGGATCAAGCCGGGCGTTCCCAGTCATTAACATTTCCGTTATCTTCACGGTCCAAAGCTTTTTTCTTCTGTTTTTTTTctgcctctcctctcccctcccctaccCTTCCTCCCACCTCTCTCTTCTATTTCCCACCTTTTCTCTGAAATCTTCTCCGAAGTCTTCTCCGCGGCCCATATCTCCACACGAGACGGCACGTTGCTGGCAAGGCTGTCCCAGGGCAGATCGCTGGAGACAACGAGGGATATTCTCGCGGTGACAAACAGTCTGCCGGCAGGCGGCAGGGCGATTTGGGATGGCCCGGCCGGCACAGAGAACCCCGGGTCAACACGGGAGTTACTGTCTGGCTGGCCGATTGTACTTACACCAGAGGCTAGTCAAGCTCAACAGCAAACGGTAAAGCGGATATCGTGTACCTTGATATCACGCTGCCGATTGGGACTCGCCTCTCATCTTCTCGGAATCGCACACGCTCTGTGCCGAGGCCTGGCGGCACGGCTTTTAGGAACAAACAGGCGTCACCACTTCAACATGGTCATGGAGCGGCCCACAGCCCACGATGCAACTCACCGATGACAGCGAGCAGCTCCAGATGCTGGGACCAACTACGTCAGTCAATCTGGGTAAAACGGACCGCAATGACGGCTCTTGTTACTCCGCTAGGCAATCCGCTCGGCATCGTTAACAGATTGCCTCGcggtcccccccccccccctccgctAGCTGGTGCGGCGCTAAAAGGGCGATGTGATTTCGCTTCCGCACGACGCTGGGCCGCCCCAATCTCCGCGATATGCACTTATgcactctctctctctctctcccctcgCAAACCCTCCTGTTGGGCCGCCACCCCCCGGGGACCCAGCAAGGCGGGTGGGCCCAGAGATGGCCGATCAGGGCTGACAAAACTGGCGAGCCCGCACGCGAGTGACCGGAGAGCATGGCAAAATATGATGGGGTCGGGGGGGTTGCAGAGGAAACCGTCCGGTTCTTGGTGGAAGAAAGTCTGGACCTTGGAATCCTGGGACGacactctctcactcaagGCAGCAAAACAAAAGCAAGGTGACGACGAGTGGCCAGTTTCTCCACGTGCCCGCCGATTCGATGGGGTTGCCCATCGGTCATCGATTGCTTGTTGTCCCCTCCCTGGTCGAGAAATGCAACCCGAGACGGCGGGTTCGCACTGGAATCTGGAATCCCTTGTCACCCGAGGGgggcgaagggggggggcgagCAGCGGTTGCATGTCTGCAACTCTGCCTACGAGTCGCCATCCTTCTTAtcttgatggccttgagcttcAGTGTTACAGCGTAGCATTCCGAGCATCGTCCTTCCCTCTCACTCGCGTTCGCAATGAGGACGGGCTTACGTACGAGATAAAAAAGGATGTAACCAATCAACCTACGGTGTACGGTCTTGATACGCCCTGTAGGGATCGTGCTGCAAAGCGAAAGAGGTGCACCACGCGGGATGTCACGCAAGTGCGGAGCATTGCGCGACGGCAACAAAGTTTGATGGCATCGCCCcgcctctttctctcgcaTCATGTTTCTTTCTTGTTTATCAAATTTCCCGAAATGTCTCCAGCCGACGCGATCCAAGACGCGCGGTCCGCGTTCTCTTGGTGTTGATGGCGCTTTGGCGGGGTAGAACTAAATGGGACAAGCCTTCGCCTGCAGGCCAACCCTGTCCTGTCGAGCCGGTGGGCGAGCCCATTGAAAGATTGGGAATGTGGAGGGGGGTGCGTGTGTGTTGTATCACACGCCGTCCCCTCTTACTTCTGCCGAGACGTCGCCAGGAATGTGAACGAGCGGTGGTGGTAAGCGTCAAGTCTGTCTTGGGGATGGGCTGGGTGTTAGATGAGGCTCTCTGTCGCCACCTTCAGCAGGGGGCATATTGGACGCCATCGACATGCGACCGTTGGCCGGTTGATCGTATGGATGCGTGTAAGTTCGACAAGCGTTATTTGACGGGTGATGTTGCCAGGTCATGTCAGGGAGGTaggtggtggtagtggtgatTGGGGGGTCACGTTGGTgtgcgtcggcgacgccatGGTGCGAGATGACATTTGCTGGGCGGACAAAGATGAGCGCCTGTGAGACGGCGAGATGCATTTTGCTCTGTGCCGACTCTCGGTGCAAATCTCTCGACGTTACCCATGCCGGCAGCGAGCAGATGTCCGTCTGGTGGTGAGCCCCGTCACTGCGCGCCGGCCGGATGCCTTCCGGgcccggggccgggccggtGGGATTTCGGACCGCCGGCATTGTTACGACAGGGAGTCACTCGGAATCTCACAACTTCACGATAGATATGAGTAGAACGTTTAATACTCCGATACCATGATAGATAGTAAGATGACCAGCAAAGCCTGTTAACAAACCTAGTGCCCAGGAGAGCGAAATTATGTGTTCGTATAAATATGTATATACACTTGTATAAATTAACGTGTATGTGTGTACGGCTTTTAAAACAACCCGACATCATCTTAGTGACACAACCTCTCAGTCAAACCCGGCCAGGACGTCCTCCGTCCATCGCCACAGTTCACCCGCCAGCCGGTCGTCCGTCGCGCACTTGTCCagctggtcgtcggcgaggtggCCGACGGGCATGTAGAACCCCCCGCTCGCGAGGTCGCCcttcccggccgccgccgccgcccagacCTGGTTCCAGCACCCCTTTTCCGGCGTGAGGATCGAGGCGCCCGCGATCCTGTTGGTCGCGTGGACGAAGAGGCGGTTGAGGAGGCCCTGGTTCGCGACCAGACCcgtgccgacgacgcccgggtggacgacgacagcggTGATGGacgggtggcggcgggcgagtTCGCGGGTGAAGAGGATGTTGGCGAGTTTGCTCTGTCTGTTTGGAGGTGAGTTTGGGGGGTTCGGTGACTTTTCATTTCATCTCGTCTCACTCGCTGTGGTCTTCACCACACCGGCGTCGTAAatgggaaggggaggggaggggagggggtgggagaagaggatgagTGATATTTTGCTGACAACATACCCGTAGCGAACCCACTGCCCGATAAAGGGCGGCCCGGCCTGCGTCGTCCGCAGCGTCGAGAAGGATATGCCGTCGGCCGGGTGGCCCTGGTACCCGAGCGAGGTCAGGGTGACGACGCGGACGTCGGAGTCGGGCAGGGCGGCGGTACGCTGCAGGACGGGGAGCAGGGCGCGGACGAGCATGGCGTGGCCGAGGTGGTTGGTGGCAAACTGGACCTCGTAGCCGTCGGCGCTGAGACCCGCGGGGCCGGCCATGATCCCCgcgttgttgacgaggatgtcgaggcgGTCGTGGGCGaaggtggcggcgacggcggccttgacggagGCGAGAGAGGCGAGGTCCATTTGGACAAATGTCAGGGGCGgcggggtggtggtgcctgatgctgatgaggaggagggggaagaggcgacggaggcgatgagggcctcggcggaggggagagagCGGCCGGAGAAGTAGATGTGGGAGGGATtgtgggcgaggagggcgagaatTGTTGATTTGCCCAGACCTGCTGTTCCTTGGGGGTTGTCAGCCATTCGTCCTTAAGGTTGTGATGATGCGTAGATAGCATCGTGTGAGCATGATGATATGGAAGAATGGTCCCGGTGTCGATGGCATCGGTGATAGGTCCAAGGCCCGAGTGAAGAGGACCTTGGAAACATTGACATGGCCTTGAACGTCGTGCGACTCTGCATAGCACTTGACGTAAAGGCTCGAGTTGGATGTGATCGGGAGCAGTGCTGGGCATTCCCTCTGCAGAAGGAGGTTGCTGCTATGCAAGTGTCATGATCACGGATGTATTGATttgctcctcgtcgatgaacCGAGGGACCGGCGTCTTTGGTCGACTTGATATTTGGACGTGTTCATGGTCTTCTCATCCACCTATCCTCATTCGCATATTTGCGCGTTCAGGCTTGGGATGGAGGTATGGAGAGAGCAGATGCCCCCGGGGATGAAGATCGGGAGATAATGAGTAAGGGAGACAGATTTCTCGGGCGATCCGGCAGACTACAACGGCAAACCTGAAGCTAGGTCCCGGTAGACTGTCTTGGCAGTAAACGTTGTCGTGATCTCGACACCGCTGGCGATGTTGCACAGAAAAGACTGTACAGTACGGAGGAAACGAAATATGTGCTCACCGCCCGTGACGAAGATGACCTTTCCCTCGAGGGACGGGATCTGAGGCGTCGGGTTGACGAGGTCCTTCTCGTAGACGAAGTAGGTCGGCATGATTTGAGTCGAGTGAGGAGCGTTTGCAATACAAGACGGAAAGGTAAGCAAAGAGTCGGGAGTGCGCTTCGTACGTCGTCAAAAATCGGGAATCGATATCTGGAGCTTCCGCGACGTAGTTGAAGATCGCTTTATAGGCTTCACGCGTTctcaagaagacggccaacTGCTCTAGTAGATGAATTCTCGTGCAACCAGGGTATCTAGAGTAACAGAGATAGACCGTCCACCGACCAGCCCATCTTCTTATGCCGTCCGCGTATCGCAGCCTGTACgtcccatcccccctcccatgACGGCAAGCATTCCAGCCTAACTAGCCATGGTCCATCAGGTtgtgccgtcggcgacgtgggTTTGCCCGCTGGCTTCGACGGCTTCTCTTCAACGGGCGTTGCCTTCTCCAAAACAAACGCGTCTACTCACGGTGCCTGATGGACGGATGAGGCTATCGCAAGTGTACGCATTCGCCGTCGTACGCTAGGCCCGTTTGAGCGGCTTTCCCTGTAGCCAAAGcgaaagggggagggggttgatTGGACGCCTGACCTCATCTCTCGGCGGCTGGTTGGGCGGGCGAGTCTGAAGAGGTCGTTTGCAGTTCAAAGAAACGAAGAACAGGGAAAGACACCAAACCGGTTCGGgcgggcggggaggggggatgtAAACCGCCGGGCATTTGTGCATCGCTGCTTTGGGAGATAGTGGGCGTGTAAGCCGGCCGCATCGCGCTACTATGTATGGCGTCCGGCCTCCCGTAGGCTGATCTTCGGTACTGGTGGAGGGGGCACGCCCGAAGCACAGAATGTCACTGTCGAGGGTTTCGGAGAGGAAAACACAGGGGGtctggaggacggcgtgaAGGGTTGCGCCGAAGCCGGCCCAACCCTCCATCTTTGGCCGGAACCCATGGGAGGGGGCAACAGGCCGGGAGACGGCAACGGAGATGGAATATGGCCGCGGGTTTCCGGCAGAGACGGGACTCACAGGGTAGGGACTGGGAAGAGTTCCTtgcgagggaggggaagataatcaagagggcgaggtcaaAACGCAAATGGGGGCCGGGAATCTCTGGGCTCTCTGGAGTCTTGGGAAATGAATGCCCGGGGGACAACCCTGGACTATGCAAATGTGGCGTATGATTACTATGTACGGATGCACTCGATGGTGTATTCGTACATACCTAGGCAGATTCTGCCCCCCCTGTTTCAGTTTAAACAACGGTTCTTCTGGACAGAAAGCTCGATCAACCCGTCCAGAACAGACCATACCTGTATGCAACGGCTGTCGGTGATGGGATGGGTGAGTTGTGTGGCATTCATTTGTATTgttatttttatttttgcCCAAACGGTATGTAAAGGTAGCTAGCTGGCTAGAGAGATTGGACAGGACAGACCGAATTCCAGATGCAATTGGTAATGATCGAAacggggggaaaggggagggtGGGGAAAGAAACATTGACATTCACATTGCTCGGGGTGACTCATCGGTCTGTCAACGTTTACGTTTGTATTATcattcttttcttcttttcttgggggggggtttcctTTGCTTCATAACTTGACGTTTGGGGGAATGTGATCTAGGGGACTATGATCTGATTTTACACTGCGgagacgacaacaacaacaacaatccTCGATGATGTGACAAACCCATCCGACCGGTGACTGGCCGCCTGGCCTAGGCATCCCTTTggtgtgtctgtgtgtgtgtgtgtctgtgtgtgtgtgtgtgtgtgtgtgtgtgtgtgtgtacaaCGTATGAGCAATGTGACCCAAGCAAGCGTGGCGAGCAAGCCCCGTTTCCGAACACGAACCAATTGCAACCAAGAACGGCGCCGCGGACATTGGTTCCGGAACCGGTGCCGAGAAGGATGACGACTGGTTGCTGGCTGGCAGAGGTTCAAACCCAAAATGCGAGGGGAAACTCGAATCCGAGGGTCTgggccatccatccacatccatccatccatccatccgccTCTGCCGTTCTGTATGTGGTCTCCCTCCGATGTGCGATGCGAAAACGAGAGCAACAGAAGGCTGTAGGAAGAGGTAAGGTAGatgaggagagagagagagagagaggtaaGTGCACGAGAACAGATTGAAAGACGATTCTCCGGAACCTCGGGGAACTAGACGGGTTGGTTGTCTGTGTTATGGCTTGGAGAAACCCAAAAGGCTTGACTACGCATTGTTGCCCAGGTGCCCAAGCCCGCCCCTCTTGATTcatccctctccctcttcctttctttctttctctccctctctttcacgcacacacacaccatccTTGGTTTGGTTTCGGGGATTTCCTCCAAGCTCAAGATGCGACGCAACGGGAACCCCCCCCGGTCCGCTCCTCTCTTCATGCTCCTCCCCCCGGTCATTCTTCCCCACGTCGGGCCGGATTCACCCAAATCGAACTTGGTCTAGAACTTCTGTCAGCCGATGTTTGTGCCGTATGCAAGAATAAAGTAAAAATCGTAAAATGGATAAAataaagagagagaggggggggggggttgcgtGTTGTAGTGGTTTTCTACTGCCCGTCCGAAACAACCTGAAGGTGGTTGGCGCAACTGAGGCTGCTATAGGCTGTGACGAGGGCACAAAGAAAACGACAGGAGAATACAATTGCAAAGAGAGAAAGTGAAGAAGGAAAAATAGACTGACCTTTGGGAATGCCGTTTGTCGGTGTTTCTTGTCTCGAAGtgttctcctcctctctctcacccccCAAAGGATGCCCCCAAATCCTACACTAGATCCCTGATATCCCCGatgtcctccttctctcgacccctcttccccttgtCATGGCAAGCGGATCCCCGAGATGCGGAAAACCGGCCGTGATTGCGTCGGCGCGTCTCATCTAAAAGATTGACGGTCCCGTTTTCTCCGTGGCATCTGGACTGGGTCCGATTGCCGAACGGTGTTCAACCCTTTCTCCTCATCAGAATCTCGAAGAATCTGAGAGTGTGCGCAGCCTCTCTCGCCAACGGGGTTTTGGAATAAACCCGAAACAATCCGGAAGAAAGGCGTCGGTCGCGGGGACCCCTTTTGCCGTGGCACTtcacaccatcatcatcatcccaaccttcttcgtctccaaTTCCCCATCCCAGACCTGTAATACCGATTCCGATGCCGGTCGGCACGCCTCACTGAGGGGTGGTGGGCAGTGGAATGTGCATGCTTCTCCTGCAGCTCATCTGCAGCTCGTCTGCGGCATCGACGAACCGAAGCCCCTTGCGTGAAAGGAGATCGGTATCGGGAtaagggggagggggccaaGACTGCCATGCCATAAAGGACTccaggagaaggggagggggaattGAGAAGGATGCTCGGTCGTTTTGGCGTGATTGATTAGCGATGGCCGCCTCGATGGAGATAAGGTGATATTATGGGGCGGAGGAGCCAGTGGATGGGTCGAGACGGTCGATTTGCCCTGGAAAGTTGGACAGTGGATGGCATGGGAGGGGTGGTCGGTCCAGGATGGCCTAGACCTGCAGATCACCGAGGATTGGTAAGGGGGCGGTTGGTGGGTTGGTTGACCGTTgaggggatggatggtggtTGTGTaggggtggaggaggacggaTCGTTGAAGGATTCGTCCCGACGCGGGCGGACGGGAATTGGAGGATGGATGACCCctgagagggagaggggaagaaagaagagggaagaggaggaagaggaggatgatgggtTCGATAGATGGACGATCGATCCCCTTTTCCCCTGCTGTCTAGCTGGCGGTGTTATTGAAGGTTGtggataggtaggtagtgaggaggcaggggggggggggaggagaggataGGAGAGTGCCTGTAGAGTAGAGGCAAGGGAGAGAcgggagacagagagaaaagaggaaaGGATCAACCCTCGAATCAGCCCAGACTCGTGTGGCGCCGGAGTCTGACTGCCCACCAGACGCAAATCGTTCATGTCGGTCGGACGTGGAAGCGATCCGAAGTCCACAGATGGTGAAGGTCCAGTCCACCACCAACCGCGAGATGAGTCcacagggggggggggggggggggggggtgacgAGGTCCTGTAAGTCCAGTCCGGTCCAGTCGAGTCCAGCCAAGGGCTGCAACACAACAGTGAGAGAAAAGGGCATTGACACAACTTTCCGAcgaaagagacagagagaagaGAGTTCAGTGCCAGGAAAACTGGACCTCGTGACCCCTGACTCGgatgtcggcggccttcagcagggcgagggcgtcggcggcggtggactTGTGGAAGtagacgacgaagatgaagccgTCGGGGCTGTCgctggcggccatggtgctCGAGAGCCGCGTCGTGGCCGAGTTGACGCGGTCCGAGAAGAGGTGCTTCTCCTGGggcgtcatcgacggcgggAACCCGGAGGCGCGGATTCCCATGAAGTTGGACGACGCTCGGGGGCGTAGCGGGGGTCCACTCGGGGAACCCATGATGGCGATCGCTGGAGAAGCCGTGGTGAAGGTTTTTTGGTGGTTTGTTGCTAGAGTTGACGATGTCCGAATCGTCAACGTGGTGGGGAGTTGAGCCTGTCGTCGAGGAGAGAGGATATGGGGTACTAATAGACCCAAAACGAAATTGCTCGGGTTGGTGTCGATCGGGCTGTGGTCGAAGTTGGTTGGCCGCTTGTTGATAAAGATTTATAATCCttctggagagagagagagagagagagagagagagagggagggagagatCGGGTTGGTCTAGTAAAGCGGACGGGCGGACGGGGCGGTCGGTCGGTTGGTCCTATGTATGATGTATGTGTGTCTCTATGTCCGTATGGGATTTGGCGTTGGTGACGGAGCAAGTGCGTTGCGCAAGGTTTTCTTTGTCCTGAACCCTGGAAGTCTAAGATGCCGAGGAAccgtccttctcgaggaagggaaaaggtGACAAACGGAGCTACACTAGAAGAAAGTAGGAGGGTGACgcgaagggagggaggatgTAGGACGGGTCAGGAGAATGCAACCGAAATGTTCCAGACAAGTCAAGATGCACGAGGAAAAAAGTAAGTCTGTGACGGGGCGGCGGGAAGAtggaaaaggaagagaatgggagagagagagtgtgtgttTGAGAGGGCAATAAGGCGTGGAGGGGATCGCAAAGGGTCTTTATCTCGTCCCACCCGGCTTCTACGGGGAAAGcactggactggactggactggaccaTAGTAATCTGGACTACTGCCTCACATCAAGACACACACATAgatacatacacacacacacagagagagagagggaacaAATGACAAGGCCATGGCATGGAATTGGTTAGTTACACGGCATACACTCTCACTTCGCTTTTGCGGATGGATGGCCCCGGCCAAGGTACTGGCCATTGTATGATACGTAAGGCGCATGTACCTTGCCCTGCAAGGTTTGGCCGTTATGTACACATTACGGAGTACGTACTCCGTACTCCATAGCCATCTactctgtacggatactctcTGCCTTGTTCCACGGGGGGCCCCCATGGTcctgggagagggagggagtgagagagagagagagagagagagagagagtgagagattTGGAGGCGGGGCGTCTGGCTGGACCGCGGCTGTGGGTATCCTGAAGACCGAGTGTCCCCTTGAGTGTGGGTtcgccgcccttgttggATCCGTAGAATAAATCGTACTCTACGGATATACGTAGGTGTTTGGTACGGATATTTGTGGCCCGTCGGCCTTCTTTCAAGTCTTCTTGGTCGCCTCCAGTCTGctcagggggggggggctcgaACTCGCCCACGCGTGTCTAGATTTGATTGTCCAGGCTTTCCACTGTCCACCGACTCCAgtcccctcctccccttcccaaGTCCTTCGGCTTGCCGGGTTGTCATGTGGAGTTTGAGATGGGCAAGGAACAAAGAACCCCAGTGCGCCATTGTGCCAAAGTCCGACCAGTCCCCCGTGTTGAAAGCGTTTGGTGTGcctctctttctgtctctctttctgtctctctcgctctctctctctttctctctcacctcactcactctcgTCCCTGTACCCTAGTACCAAGGTCAAGGTTAAGCCCTCTCAGATCGGCATCTTAGAGAATCCAGAACCTGCTCGCGCCCAGAATCCGCATAATTACTAAGACTACCTTAATTGAGGGCGCCCCAGGGCCCAGGGGGGGCACCTGTTCGCTCAAGTCCGTTGCGTCCGCTGTCAGAGTTCTCGAGTGTCTGTAGGGATCTGGCCGGGAACACGCCGCCCCTTGGACCTTTGGGAGAgc
Protein-coding sequences here:
- a CDS encoding Putative short-chain dehydrogenase/reductase SDR, NAD(P)-binding domain superfamily, which translates into the protein MPTYFVYEKDLVNPTPQIPSLEGKVIFVTGAGLGKSTILALLAHNPSHIYFSGRSLPSAEALIASVASSPSSSSASGTTTPPPLTFVQMDLASLASVKAAVAATFAHDRLDILVNNAGIMAGPAGLSADGYEVQFATNHLGHAMLVRALLPVLQRTAALPDSDVRVVTLTSLGYQGHPADGISFSTLRTTQAGPPFIGQWVRYGYVVSKISLILFSHPLPSPPLPIYDAGVSKLANILFTRELARRHPSITAVVVHPGVVGTGLVANQGLLNRLFVHATNRIAGASILTPEKGCWNQVWAAAAAGKGDLASGGFYMPVGHLADDQLDKCATDDRLAGELWRWTEDVLAGFD